One genomic window of Acidobacteriota bacterium includes the following:
- a CDS encoding NAD(P)/FAD-dependent oxidoreductase, whose amino-acid sequence MKQSNKPKVVIVGGGFGGLTAAKALGNKDVEVILIDRKNHHTFQPLLYQVATAVLSPGEIALPIRHALHRFKNVEVMLGDVSGFDLDQKAVRLSDGAQVPFEYLIVAAGARHCYFGRDEWEAEAPGLKTIEDALEIRRRVLLAFELAEREAVITGKPEPVVFAVVGGGPTGVELAGAIAGIARETLAEDFKLIDTRKARVLLFEHSPHVLATFAENLSQKAERHLRDLGVEVFTRSLVKEIEPGRIKVGDEWINCDVTLWGTGVSASPLGKALGAELVGRANKVRVRSDLSIPDHQNVFVIGDMAFFEDETGVVPGVATAAMQQAACAAGNILRDLKSEPRQAFKYINKGSMATIGRHKAIAQIGNWRLSGLVAWLVWMIVHVVSLVDPHHRRLVLREWLWSYFTNQRGVRLITGDTRSSTT is encoded by the coding sequence ATGAAGCAGTCAAACAAACCAAAAGTTGTGATTGTCGGAGGCGGCTTTGGTGGCTTAACAGCGGCAAAAGCGCTCGGCAACAAAGACGTTGAAGTGATTTTGATTGATCGCAAAAATCACCACACGTTCCAGCCGTTGCTATATCAAGTAGCGACCGCCGTGCTGTCGCCGGGCGAAATCGCATTGCCGATTCGCCACGCGTTGCATCGCTTCAAAAACGTGGAGGTGATGCTGGGAGACGTCAGCGGCTTCGACCTCGACCAAAAAGCTGTCCGCCTGAGCGACGGCGCGCAGGTTCCGTTCGAGTATCTGATTGTGGCGGCGGGCGCGCGGCACTGTTATTTCGGGCGCGACGAATGGGAGGCGGAAGCGCCGGGGTTGAAAACCATCGAAGACGCGCTGGAAATTCGCCGCCGCGTGCTGCTGGCATTTGAACTGGCCGAACGCGAAGCCGTCATTACTGGAAAGCCAGAACCGGTTGTGTTCGCCGTTGTGGGCGGCGGGCCGACCGGCGTGGAACTGGCAGGCGCCATTGCAGGAATTGCGCGCGAAACGCTCGCCGAGGATTTCAAGTTGATTGATACGCGCAAAGCGCGCGTGCTGCTGTTTGAACATTCGCCGCATGTTTTGGCGACATTTGCGGAAAACCTTTCGCAAAAAGCCGAGCGGCATCTGCGCGACCTGGGCGTTGAAGTCTTTACCCGCAGTTTGGTTAAGGAGATCGAACCGGGGCGCATCAAAGTCGGCGACGAATGGATCAACTGCGATGTGACGTTGTGGGGAACGGGCGTCAGCGCATCGCCCTTGGGCAAAGCGCTCGGCGCGGAACTGGTTGGCCGCGCAAACAAAGTGCGCGTGCGGTCTGATCTGTCAATTCCCGATCATCAAAACGTTTTCGTAATCGGCGACATGGCATTTTTTGAAGACGAAACCGGTGTGGTTCCAGGGGTGGCGACCGCGGCGATGCAACAGGCGGCCTGCGCGGCCGGCAACATCCTGCGCGATTTGAAGAGTGAGCCGCGCCAGGCGTTCAAGTACATCAACAAAGGAAGCATGGCGACAATTGGCCGCCATAAAGCCATTGCGCAAATCGGCAATTGGCGATTGTCGGGACTTGTGGCTTGGCTGGTGTGGATGATCGTGCATGTCGTTTCACTGGTTGATCCGCATCACCGGCGGTTGGTTTTACGCGAATGGCTCTGGTCGTATTTCACGAACCAGCGCGGCGTACGGCTGATTACAGGCGACACGCGGAGCAGCACGACTTGA
- a CDS encoding sigma-70 family RNA polymerase sigma factor has protein sequence MNSVPITEDFESVALPHLGYLLRIARRAIGNVAEAEDVVQETFLQAWKSFHRFQPGTNCRAWLFKILFHVLSHHQRRWFRMRQPTPHDEEMMKRRVAEQPAPEQLRDEDVLAAFAKLPKHYRGVVLLAYVQGFSYKEVAEIAGIPIGTVMSRLSRGKQLLRIDLAGLAARYRRRRTRTL, from the coding sequence ATGAATTCAGTTCCAATCACGGAAGACTTTGAATCCGTTGCCTTGCCGCATCTGGGTTATTTGTTGCGAATTGCTCGACGAGCAATCGGGAACGTGGCGGAGGCAGAGGACGTTGTTCAGGAAACATTCCTGCAAGCCTGGAAATCGTTTCATCGTTTCCAGCCGGGAACCAATTGCCGGGCGTGGCTGTTCAAAATCCTTTTCCATGTGCTGTCGCATCACCAACGGAGATGGTTTCGGATGCGGCAACCGACTCCGCACGACGAAGAAATGATGAAACGAAGAGTCGCTGAGCAGCCAGCTCCTGAACAGCTTCGTGATGAAGACGTGTTAGCCGCTTTTGCCAAATTGCCAAAACATTATCGCGGCGTAGTGCTGCTGGCTTATGTACAAGGATTTTCCTACAAGGAAGTCGCAGAGATCGCAGGCATCCCAATTGGCACGGTGATGTCGCGGCTAAGTCGCGGCAAGCAGTTGCTGCGAATTGATCTGGCGGGATTGGCCGCCAGATATCGCAGACGGAGAACAAGAACGTTGTGA